One window of the Chitinophaga niabensis genome contains the following:
- a CDS encoding ABC transporter ATP-binding protein: MISLQQLHFHYRKTQPVLKNVNLTLQPGRIYGLLGKNGAGKSSLLYQLCGLLFPISGECRVMGYEPAKRQPAFLQQVYMLPESFHLPDMNITQYLRLFAPFYPSFDHEAFKRHLVAFEIPEGQSLQALSHGEQKKVLISFAIATRAKVLLMDEPTNGLDIPSKRQFRKVIAGCLEPDQCMIISTHQVKDLDSLIDEVLILEDHSILLQESVTRITEKLSFRQVMSLEESEAPIYSEGSLKGYVVVAVNRQAEHSRLDMEMFFNAVMVEKEKIVSLFQE; this comes from the coding sequence ATGATATCCCTACAACAACTTCATTTTCATTACCGAAAGACGCAGCCTGTGCTGAAGAATGTTAACCTGACCCTACAGCCAGGCCGGATCTATGGTTTGCTGGGAAAGAACGGTGCGGGCAAGAGCAGTTTACTGTATCAGCTCTGTGGTCTTTTATTCCCCATTTCAGGGGAATGCAGGGTAATGGGCTACGAGCCGGCCAAAAGGCAACCTGCTTTTTTGCAGCAGGTATATATGTTACCGGAATCTTTCCATCTGCCGGACATGAACATTACGCAGTATCTCCGGCTCTTTGCTCCTTTTTATCCCTCCTTTGACCATGAGGCATTTAAACGGCACCTGGTTGCTTTTGAGATCCCGGAAGGGCAAAGCCTCCAGGCGCTTAGTCATGGTGAGCAGAAGAAAGTACTCATCAGTTTTGCAATAGCCACCCGCGCCAAAGTATTGTTAATGGATGAACCTACCAATGGTTTGGACATTCCCTCCAAACGCCAGTTCAGGAAAGTGATTGCGGGTTGCCTGGAGCCGGATCAGTGTATGATCATCAGCACGCACCAGGTAAAAGATCTGGACAGCCTGATAGATGAAGTACTGATCCTGGAAGATCACAGCATCCTGTTGCAGGAATCTGTTACCCGCATTACCGAAAAACTCTCCTTCCGCCAGGTAATGAGTTTGGAGGAATCAGAAGCGCCTATTTATAGTGAGGGTTCTTTGAAAGGTTATGTGGTGGTAGCAGTGAACCGCCAGGCAGAACATTCGCGGCTGGATATGGAAATGTTCTTCAATGCGGTGATGGTGGAAAAAGAAAAGATCGTATCCCTGTTCCAGGAATAG
- a CDS encoding PDZ domain-containing protein produces the protein MFKWILLYSMMIASPAFSQTQRIYVSPSGSNENPGTKEKPVASLHRAQERWRALRAQNKDASIQVILRGGTYYLDSTLVLTPEDNASMQGVLFIMGYPGETAVISGAQPLKTTWQNWQKGIYRSPVPASVTTMDRLFINGQQQVLARYPNYNPTARFYHGVAEDAISPERIKTWKQPVGATVHALHRHEWGGYHYKITGVDNKGEAVLEGGWQNNRQLGLHPKNRFVENVLEELDTAREWYFDAKEHYLYYMPEAGKLPASVQYAVLKDLIAIKGTAKAPVKQIILNNLQFAGNARTFMETKEPLLRSDWAIYRGGALLIEGAEFCYVSNCVFNEVGGNAVFVNNYNRHVNIDSCHIYKAGASGIAFVGSPDAVRSPAFEYNTFVPFTKMDFEQGPLNDNYPKQCDAKDNLIQYIGEVEKQSAGVHISMAMNIKVAWNTIHDVPRAGINVNEGTWGGHIIEHNDVYNTVLETGDHGAFNSWGRDRFWHPDRRVMDSATTANIGLVTLDAMTQTVIRHNRFRCDHGWDIDLDDGSSNYRLYNNVCLNGGLKLREGFFRIVENNIMINNSFHPHVWFKNSGDVFTHNIVTTSYKPIRIDIWGKEVDYNLFPDAAALAAAQANGTDAHSIAGNPQFIDFAKGDYRVKPGSKALAVGFKNFPMNEFGVRIKRLQAKAAPVPLPKELYSQRSGTNTTLTWRGATVKNIDGLGERSATGLPDELGAYFIKVPSASEAAKNGFRTGDVVLKIENVKVRNVKDFISFYQEHAWKQEVKVEVFRNQQPVELIIKK, from the coding sequence ATGTTTAAATGGATCCTACTCTACAGTATGATGATCGCCTCACCAGCCTTCAGTCAAACACAACGTATCTATGTATCCCCCTCCGGGAGCAATGAAAATCCCGGAACCAAAGAGAAGCCTGTAGCCAGCCTGCACCGCGCCCAGGAACGCTGGCGGGCACTTCGCGCTCAAAATAAAGATGCCAGTATACAGGTGATCCTGCGTGGAGGCACCTATTATCTTGACAGCACATTGGTACTTACACCGGAAGACAATGCCTCTATGCAGGGTGTGCTTTTTATTATGGGTTATCCTGGTGAAACGGCTGTGATCAGTGGTGCTCAGCCTTTAAAAACAACATGGCAGAACTGGCAGAAAGGGATCTACAGAAGTCCTGTTCCTGCTTCCGTTACCACCATGGACCGCTTATTTATCAACGGCCAGCAGCAGGTATTGGCCCGTTATCCCAATTACAATCCTACTGCCCGTTTCTATCATGGTGTTGCAGAAGATGCCATTTCCCCGGAAAGGATCAAAACCTGGAAACAACCCGTTGGTGCTACTGTACATGCATTACATCGTCATGAATGGGGAGGGTATCATTATAAGATAACAGGCGTGGATAATAAAGGAGAAGCTGTTTTAGAAGGTGGCTGGCAAAATAACCGGCAGTTGGGCTTACATCCCAAAAACCGTTTCGTGGAAAACGTACTGGAAGAGCTGGACACTGCCCGTGAATGGTACTTTGATGCAAAAGAGCATTACTTATATTATATGCCGGAGGCAGGCAAATTACCTGCATCTGTACAATATGCCGTACTAAAAGATCTGATCGCCATCAAAGGAACTGCTAAAGCTCCCGTGAAACAGATCATCCTGAACAACCTGCAATTCGCCGGTAATGCCAGAACTTTTATGGAAACTAAAGAACCACTTCTGCGCAGCGACTGGGCCATTTACCGTGGTGGTGCATTACTGATAGAAGGTGCTGAATTCTGTTATGTGAGCAATTGTGTTTTCAATGAAGTAGGCGGTAACGCCGTTTTCGTGAACAATTACAACCGGCATGTAAACATAGACAGCTGTCATATCTATAAAGCAGGAGCCAGTGGTATTGCCTTTGTTGGCAGCCCCGATGCCGTTCGCTCTCCGGCTTTTGAGTACAATACCTTTGTGCCTTTCACTAAAATGGATTTTGAACAGGGTCCGCTGAACGATAATTATCCCAAACAATGTGACGCAAAAGATAACCTGATCCAATACATTGGCGAAGTAGAAAAACAATCTGCCGGCGTACACATTTCCATGGCCATGAATATCAAAGTAGCCTGGAACACCATCCACGATGTACCACGTGCCGGTATCAATGTGAACGAAGGTACCTGGGGCGGCCACATCATTGAACACAACGATGTATACAACACCGTATTGGAAACAGGCGACCATGGGGCTTTCAACTCCTGGGGCCGGGACCGCTTCTGGCATCCCGACCGCCGTGTGATGGATAGTGCCACCACTGCGAATATTGGCCTGGTAACCCTCGATGCCATGACCCAGACGGTTATCCGCCATAACCGTTTCCGTTGTGATCATGGCTGGGATATTGACCTGGATGATGGTTCATCCAATTACCGCCTCTATAATAACGTTTGCCTGAATGGCGGACTCAAACTGCGGGAAGGTTTCTTCCGGATCGTGGAGAACAATATCATGATCAATAATTCCTTCCATCCGCATGTATGGTTTAAGAACAGCGGGGATGTATTCACACACAACATCGTTACCACTTCTTACAAACCTATAAGAATAGATATATGGGGCAAGGAAGTAGATTACAATCTTTTCCCGGATGCCGCTGCATTAGCCGCTGCACAGGCAAATGGAACAGATGCACATTCCATTGCGGGCAATCCTCAATTCATTGATTTTGCGAAAGGAGATTATCGTGTAAAGCCCGGCAGCAAAGCATTAGCAGTAGGGTTTAAGAATTTCCCGATGAATGAATTTGGTGTGCGCATCAAAAGGTTACAGGCTAAAGCAGCGCCGGTACCATTACCTAAAGAACTCTATTCACAAAGATCCGGGACCAATACTACCCTCACCTGGAGAGGCGCCACCGTGAAAAATATCGATGGACTGGGAGAACGCTCTGCTACAGGATTACCGGATGAACTGGGTGCTTATTTTATTAAAGTTCCATCAGCAAGTGAAGCTGCTAAGAATGGATTCAGGACCGGCGATGTGGTACTGAAAATAGAAAATGTCAAGGTCCGGAACGTGAAAGATTTTATTTCTTTCTACCAGGAGCATGCCTGGAAGCAGGAGGTAAAAGTAGAAGTATTCCGCAATCAGCAGCCGGTGGAATTGATCATAAAGAAATAA
- a CDS encoding response regulator transcription factor yields the protein MLQHRSTLAIVDDHPVVIEGLTKLLSKKNAFEIVGSFTNGHEFMAFFKKTPCRIVLLDIILPDMNGIDLCREIKRVSPDTVVLALSNHEERGAILKMLENGASGYLLKNASIEELQACIHEALNGQIAFSKAVKEIIARPQLHAEKIPVKLTVREKEILALIASGITTPRIAEMLFLSKFTVENHRKNLLHKLNAKNVAELINSATRQGLI from the coding sequence ATGTTACAGCATAGATCCACACTTGCCATCGTTGACGACCATCCGGTAGTGATAGAGGGTTTAACTAAACTTTTATCAAAGAAGAATGCTTTTGAGATAGTGGGTAGTTTTACAAACGGGCATGAATTCATGGCCTTTTTTAAAAAGACACCCTGCAGGATCGTATTGCTGGATATCATTCTTCCGGATATGAATGGTATAGACCTGTGCAGGGAAATAAAAAGAGTGTCTCCGGATACGGTGGTATTGGCCCTGAGCAATCATGAAGAGCGGGGTGCCATTCTGAAAATGCTGGAGAACGGGGCCAGCGGATACCTGCTAAAAAATGCGTCTATTGAGGAACTGCAGGCCTGCATTCATGAAGCATTGAACGGGCAAATTGCATTCAGCAAAGCAGTAAAAGAAATTATTGCAAGGCCTCAGTTGCATGCAGAAAAGATCCCTGTAAAATTGACGGTGCGGGAAAAGGAGATATTGGCATTGATCGCTTCCGGGATCACTACACCCCGTATTGCAGAGATGCTTTTCCTGAGTAAGTTCACAGTGGAGAATCACCGGAAAAACCTGTTACATAAGCTCAATGCCAAAAATGTGGCAGAGTTGATCAATTCAGCTACGCGGCAGGGGTTGATCTAA
- a CDS encoding tetratricopeptide repeat-containing sensor histidine kinase, which yields MREILYLYCLILLLPLLGKAQQNTTLGYRDSLAYILTQPATDSTKARISFLLSDEWSYTDTIKAKQFLEQGRALAHGNRYLLALYDFYLAQLLYETDKLQAERMYLRSDSALSVFKIAEAYYFRARAWHNYGALRQSDNDTETMLAVMIDKTIPLSIQSGDKNYLARNYSDVGMIFMNQWQYDKAAPYFDKAISILDQAAQNKPNDVDIYINAIRNLVFMDSLADAKKLIDITKPRITPGSEAEIEFLINEGMYYKHMKQYQQSLNSLNRAVIVSEELKRPYLKESVMFQQYKTFSDMGKYEQAKDILLRIVNTGNFNSSQNRLMHSYELAGTYAKLGDMEAAYKWQKEYSTLLDSISKSQNAESINALEAKFRNAENEKKIVELNAINEKANFSAKSNRLTSLLLGTASLFLLIVLVLGYFFYRNNKRSFAQQEQIKITQAMLDGQETERTRVARDLHDGLGGMLAAVKINLSDVAREKEHKELDDIIHQLDRSVSELRRIAHNMMPEMLLRLGLEASLKDLCESLMSENLVINFQYLGIDKAIPAQEQITIYRIVQELLANVVKHAHAKNVLLQCSQLEEVFFITIEDDGKGIDITEKQGIGLSNIQSRVAYLNGKMEILPKGHQQGTSINIELHVTA from the coding sequence ATGAGAGAGATTTTGTACTTATACTGCCTGATCTTATTGCTGCCATTGTTGGGAAAGGCACAACAGAATACCACTTTAGGTTATCGGGACAGCCTGGCCTACATTTTAACCCAGCCTGCAACAGATAGCACTAAAGCGCGGATAAGTTTCCTTTTATCTGATGAGTGGTCCTACACTGATACCATTAAAGCAAAACAGTTCCTGGAACAAGGCAGGGCACTGGCCCATGGGAACAGGTACCTGCTGGCCCTGTATGATTTTTACCTGGCGCAGCTTCTTTATGAAACAGATAAACTGCAGGCTGAAAGAATGTATCTCCGGTCAGATTCCGCATTGAGCGTTTTTAAAATAGCAGAAGCTTATTATTTCAGGGCAAGGGCATGGCATAATTACGGAGCCTTGCGCCAGTCCGACAATGATACAGAAACAATGCTGGCTGTTATGATCGATAAAACCATTCCCCTTTCCATACAATCCGGCGACAAAAATTACCTGGCACGGAACTATTCGGATGTGGGAATGATCTTTATGAACCAATGGCAATATGATAAGGCAGCTCCCTATTTTGATAAAGCCATCAGCATTTTAGATCAGGCGGCACAAAACAAACCTAACGATGTTGATATTTATATCAATGCCATCAGGAACCTGGTGTTTATGGACAGTTTGGCTGACGCGAAAAAACTGATCGATATAACGAAGCCCAGGATAACACCCGGATCTGAAGCTGAAATAGAATTCCTGATCAATGAAGGGATGTATTATAAGCACATGAAGCAATATCAACAGTCGCTCAATAGCCTGAACCGCGCAGTAATTGTTTCAGAAGAACTGAAGAGGCCGTATCTGAAGGAAAGTGTAATGTTTCAGCAATACAAGACTTTTTCGGATATGGGTAAATATGAACAGGCTAAAGACATACTGTTACGGATTGTAAATACAGGGAATTTTAATTCCAGCCAAAACAGGCTAATGCATTCCTATGAACTGGCAGGCACCTATGCCAAACTTGGCGATATGGAAGCCGCCTATAAATGGCAAAAAGAATATAGTACTTTGCTGGATAGCATCAGCAAAAGCCAGAATGCGGAAAGTATAAATGCGCTGGAAGCAAAATTCAGGAATGCGGAAAATGAGAAAAAGATAGTGGAATTGAATGCCATCAATGAAAAAGCAAACTTCTCCGCAAAAAGTAATCGGTTAACGAGCCTCTTATTAGGAACAGCCAGTTTGTTCTTATTGATCGTGCTGGTGCTGGGGTATTTCTTTTATCGCAATAATAAAAGATCATTTGCGCAGCAGGAGCAGATAAAAATTACGCAGGCTATGCTGGATGGACAGGAAACAGAACGTACAAGAGTAGCGCGCGATCTGCATGATGGGTTAGGAGGAATGCTGGCTGCTGTAAAGATCAACTTATCAGATGTTGCCAGGGAAAAGGAGCATAAGGAACTGGATGATATCATTCATCAGTTAGACAGATCGGTAAGTGAACTACGCCGTATAGCGCATAATATGATGCCTGAAATGTTATTGCGGTTAGGGCTGGAAGCTTCACTGAAAGACCTGTGTGAGTCACTGATGTCTGAAAACCTGGTGATCAACTTCCAGTATCTTGGTATAGATAAAGCTATCCCGGCACAGGAACAAATTACCATTTACCGCATTGTGCAGGAGTTACTGGCCAACGTGGTTAAACATGCTCATGCTAAAAATGTGTTGCTGCAATGTTCACAACTGGAAGAGGTGTTTTTTATTACTATTGAAGATGATGGGAAAGGCATAGACATCACTGAAAAACAGGGAATAGGATTAAGTAATATTCAAAGCCGCGTTGCCTATTTGAACGGGAAAATGGAAATATTGCCCAAAGGACATCAGCAAGGTACCTCCATAAATATCGAACTCCATGTTACAGCATAG
- the glyA gene encoding serine hydroxymethyltransferase produces the protein MQRDQQIFDIIGQELERQRHGIELIASENFTSLQVMQAMGNVMTNKYAEGYPGRRYYGGCEIVDLSEQLAIDRAKQIFGVEYVNVQPHSGAQANAAVLLAILQAGDKILGLDLSMGGHLTHGSAVNFSGKLYQPFFYGVNKETGLVEYDKMEEVALQEKPKVIICGASAYSRDWDYARIRAIADKVGAFVMADIAHPAGMIAKGLLNSPFAHCHFVTTTTHKTLRGPRGGMIMMGKDFENPFGLKTPKGEVRLMSNLLDMAVFPGIQGGPLEHVIAAKAVSFFEILSDDYDVYARQMVRNAQALSRAYLEKGYQIVSGGTDNHLLLIDLRNKNISGKKAEQVLVQADLTVNKNMVPFDDKSPFVTSGIRVGVPAVTTRGLKEEHMPLIVDWMDKLLMDADNEGTIKKVRGEVNEFMKQFPLYPEMG, from the coding sequence ATGCAAAGAGACCAGCAGATATTTGATATCATTGGCCAGGAACTGGAAAGGCAGCGCCATGGCATTGAACTGATAGCTTCGGAGAACTTTACCAGCTTGCAGGTTATGCAGGCCATGGGTAATGTTATGACCAATAAATACGCGGAAGGTTACCCCGGACGCCGTTATTACGGTGGCTGCGAGATAGTGGACCTTAGCGAACAACTGGCCATTGACCGGGCTAAGCAGATCTTTGGCGTTGAATATGTGAATGTTCAGCCGCACTCCGGTGCACAGGCCAATGCAGCTGTATTGCTGGCTATTCTCCAGGCGGGTGACAAGATCCTGGGTCTTGATCTGAGCATGGGCGGGCACCTTACCCACGGTTCCGCCGTAAACTTCTCCGGTAAATTGTATCAGCCCTTCTTTTATGGCGTGAACAAAGAAACCGGACTGGTGGAGTACGATAAAATGGAAGAGGTGGCTTTACAGGAAAAGCCAAAGGTGATCATTTGTGGTGCTTCTGCATACAGCCGCGATTGGGATTATGCCCGTATCCGTGCTATCGCTGATAAAGTTGGCGCTTTTGTAATGGCGGATATCGCACATCCTGCCGGTATGATCGCTAAAGGATTGCTGAACTCTCCGTTTGCACATTGCCATTTTGTAACTACTACTACCCATAAGACACTCCGTGGTCCACGTGGTGGTATGATCATGATGGGCAAGGATTTTGAAAATCCATTTGGCCTGAAAACACCAAAAGGTGAAGTGCGCCTGATGAGCAACCTGCTGGATATGGCTGTTTTCCCCGGTATCCAGGGTGGTCCGCTGGAACATGTGATTGCAGCAAAAGCAGTTTCCTTCTTCGAGATCCTGTCTGACGATTATGATGTATATGCCCGCCAGATGGTCCGTAACGCACAGGCTTTATCCCGTGCTTACCTTGAGAAAGGTTACCAGATCGTTTCCGGTGGTACAGATAACCACTTGTTACTGATAGATCTGCGCAACAAGAACATTTCCGGTAAAAAAGCAGAACAGGTATTGGTGCAGGCTGATCTTACCGTGAACAAGAACATGGTGCCTTTCGATGATAAATCACCTTTCGTTACTTCCGGTATCCGTGTAGGTGTACCTGCTGTTACCACCCGTGGTTTGAAAGAAGAGCATATGCCATTGATCGTTGATTGGATGGATAAGCTGCTGATGGATGCAGATAACGAAGGTACTATTAAGAAGGTGCGTGGAGAAGTGAATGAGTTTATGAAACAATTCCCGCTGTATCCTGAAATGGGTTAA
- a CDS encoding sugar phosphate nucleotidyltransferase, which produces MKAIIPVAGAGTKLRPHTYTQPKALIPLAGRTILSIIVDQLVEAGIREFVFVVGYLGEKIQHYVEKKYPDLTMHFVQQNSREGTGHAILLTREVVKNDEVLIVLGDTIVECDFKEVINAPHSLLGVKKVDDPRNFGVAELHESGTISRVIEKPQIPKSNLALVGMYKIRETEQMYQCLEDNVQKQLRSHDEFQLTDALECMIQHGVQFNAFKVNNWFDCGRKETLLETNAILLKKYKLATNPVLPYENTIIIPPVSIGEGCNIKNSIIGPNVAIGDNTVVSYSIVKDSIIGSFSNLYEVVLKSSLIGSDANIRGLSQSLNIGDNTEIDLG; this is translated from the coding sequence ATGAAGGCAATCATTCCAGTAGCAGGTGCAGGCACCAAGCTGCGACCACATACATATACTCAGCCCAAGGCATTGATCCCTTTGGCCGGCAGAACCATCCTGAGCATTATCGTAGATCAGCTGGTAGAAGCAGGTATCCGTGAATTTGTGTTTGTAGTAGGCTATCTCGGGGAAAAGATCCAGCATTATGTAGAGAAGAAATACCCGGACCTTACCATGCATTTTGTGCAGCAGAACTCCCGCGAAGGTACCGGCCATGCTATTCTTCTCACCCGTGAAGTAGTAAAGAACGATGAGGTACTGATCGTACTGGGAGATACCATTGTGGAATGTGATTTTAAGGAAGTGATCAATGCTCCGCATTCCCTGCTGGGTGTAAAAAAGGTAGACGATCCCCGTAACTTTGGCGTGGCAGAACTCCATGAGTCCGGCACCATCAGCAGGGTGATAGAGAAACCCCAGATCCCTAAATCCAATCTCGCCCTGGTAGGGATGTACAAGATCCGTGAAACGGAACAGATGTACCAGTGCCTGGAAGACAATGTGCAAAAGCAACTGCGCTCTCACGATGAATTTCAACTCACCGATGCCCTGGAATGTATGATCCAGCATGGTGTTCAGTTCAATGCATTCAAAGTGAACAACTGGTTCGACTGCGGACGAAAAGAAACCCTGCTGGAAACCAATGCCATCCTGCTCAAGAAATACAAACTGGCCACCAACCCGGTATTGCCTTATGAGAATACTATCATTATTCCTCCTGTAAGCATTGGCGAAGGCTGTAATATCAAAAACAGTATCATCGGGCCTAATGTGGCTATTGGAGACAACACGGTAGTCAGCTATTCCATCGTAAAAGATTCTATCATCGGCTCCTTCAGTAATTTGTATGAGGTAGTATTGAAATCCTCCCTGATAGGCAGCGATGCCAATATCCGCGGGCTGAGCCAAAGCCTCAATATCGGGGATAATACAGAGATAGATCTGGGATAA
- a CDS encoding NAD(P)H-dependent flavin oxidoreductase: MAFSNSITRLFNIQYPIIQAGMIWASGWRLASAVSNAGGLGLIGSGSMYPDVLREHIQKCKQATQQPFGVNVPLLYPDIDKHIQIIIEEGVKIVFTSAGNPKTWTSTLKEHGIQVVHVVSSSKFALKSQEAGVDAVVAEGFEAGGHNGREETTSLVLIPAVADAVSIPVIAAGGISSGRAMAAAFALGASGVQVGSRFVATPEASSHLHFKEAIIRSGEGDTLLSLKKLAPVRLLKNAFFEAVRKAEMEGASAEELTLLLGRGRAKKGMFEGLLEEGELEIGQVAALIKDIKPAADVLHEIWEEFNLVRKRMGE; the protein is encoded by the coding sequence ATGGCATTCAGTAATAGCATTACCAGGCTCTTCAATATACAATACCCCATCATCCAGGCCGGCATGATATGGGCCAGCGGCTGGCGTTTAGCCAGTGCGGTTTCCAATGCCGGAGGGCTTGGCCTTATAGGTTCCGGAAGCATGTACCCGGATGTACTGAGAGAACACATTCAAAAGTGCAAACAGGCTACCCAACAACCTTTCGGCGTAAACGTACCCCTCCTTTACCCGGACATCGATAAACATATTCAGATCATTATAGAAGAAGGCGTGAAGATTGTTTTCACGTCCGCCGGTAATCCTAAAACCTGGACCTCCACGCTCAAAGAACATGGCATCCAGGTAGTACATGTAGTATCCAGTTCCAAATTTGCACTGAAGAGCCAGGAAGCTGGCGTGGACGCAGTTGTAGCGGAAGGTTTTGAAGCCGGAGGGCACAATGGCCGTGAAGAAACTACTTCCCTGGTACTGATCCCTGCAGTAGCAGATGCTGTAAGCATTCCGGTAATAGCAGCAGGCGGCATCAGCTCAGGAAGAGCCATGGCCGCAGCTTTTGCATTAGGAGCATCTGGTGTACAGGTAGGCAGCAGGTTTGTTGCCACGCCGGAAGCCTCTTCCCACCTTCATTTCAAGGAAGCAATAATAAGATCCGGCGAAGGCGACACCCTGTTATCACTGAAAAAACTAGCCCCTGTACGCCTCTTGAAGAATGCCTTCTTTGAAGCAGTCCGCAAAGCTGAAATGGAAGGCGCCTCCGCAGAAGAGCTCACCTTATTACTGGGCCGCGGCAGAGCAAAGAAAGGAATGTTTGAAGGCCTGCTGGAAGAAGGAGAACTGGAAATAGGCCAGGTAGCTGCCTTGATAAAGGATATTAAACCCGCCGCAGATGTACTCCATGAAATATGGGAGGAGTTTAATCTTGTAAGGAAGCGGATGGGCGAATAG
- a CDS encoding ABC transporter permease, which translates to MNKIWIIIKREYLTRVRKKSFVITTILVPFLFLGMILLPVIMMQADDNERVAVVDDSKFFNGKIADDGGVHYKFVDAKIDTLKNNYADYGYTGVLHIPAMDISRPGNINYYSKGQMNVMMKSSMERKLKNVIEDIRMERAGIDKTKLEDIRAQVDIVNLTGKDEKKGSAGLALAVGYGSGFLIYMILLIFGMGVMRGVMEEKTTRVAEVMISSVKPFQLMMGKIVGIAGVGLTQFLIWIALIIGLYLLVPFFVSPETLQAASQGGSMGGQSNAAAVEMIEKMNFVRDNVNWFMVIFCFLFYFLGGYLFYAALFAAVGSLVNEDPNDAQSLVFPVTLPVIISIFMMFAAVRKPNGLIATWGSIIPFTSPVVMMARVPYGVPGTVPYWQLALSMLLLIGGIIGTTWLAAKIYRTGILLYGKKVTMKEVGKWLVRK; encoded by the coding sequence ATGAACAAAATCTGGATCATAATAAAAAGAGAATATCTCACAAGGGTGCGTAAAAAATCCTTTGTGATCACTACCATCCTGGTACCTTTCCTGTTCCTGGGCATGATCCTTCTTCCTGTTATCATGATGCAGGCAGATGATAATGAACGGGTGGCTGTGGTAGACGATAGTAAGTTCTTTAATGGAAAAATAGCGGACGATGGCGGTGTGCATTATAAGTTTGTAGACGCAAAGATCGATACGCTCAAGAATAATTATGCGGACTATGGTTATACCGGTGTACTGCATATCCCTGCTATGGACATTAGCCGCCCGGGTAATATCAATTATTACAGTAAAGGGCAGATGAATGTGATGATGAAGAGTAGTATGGAGCGTAAGCTGAAAAACGTGATAGAGGACATTCGGATGGAAAGGGCCGGCATTGATAAAACAAAACTGGAGGATATCCGGGCCCAGGTAGATATTGTGAACCTTACGGGTAAAGATGAAAAGAAAGGAAGTGCAGGCCTGGCTTTAGCTGTAGGGTATGGATCTGGTTTCCTGATCTATATGATCCTGCTGATCTTTGGTATGGGCGTGATGCGTGGTGTGATGGAAGAAAAAACAACGCGTGTGGCGGAAGTAATGATCTCCAGTGTGAAGCCTTTTCAGCTTATGATGGGTAAAATAGTGGGGATTGCCGGTGTAGGGCTTACCCAGTTCCTGATCTGGATAGCCCTGATCATAGGGCTTTACTTGCTGGTGCCTTTCTTTGTGAGCCCTGAAACCTTGCAGGCTGCTTCCCAGGGAGGATCTATGGGAGGTCAATCTAATGCTGCCGCAGTGGAAATGATAGAGAAAATGAATTTTGTGAGGGACAATGTGAACTGGTTTATGGTGATCTTCTGTTTCCTCTTTTATTTCCTGGGAGGTTATCTCTTCTATGCTGCTTTGTTTGCAGCAGTGGGCAGTCTTGTGAACGAAGATCCGAATGATGCACAATCACTTGTCTTCCCTGTTACTTTACCAGTGATCATTTCCATCTTTATGATGTTTGCGGCGGTACGTAAACCTAATGGGCTGATCGCGACCTGGGGAAGTATCATACCATTTACTTCTCCTGTAGTAATGATGGCGCGGGTGCCTTATGGTGTGCCGGGGACTGTACCTTACTGGCAGTTGGCGTTATCCATGCTGTTGTTGATCGGAGGGATCATTGGTACTACCTGGCTCGCGGCCAAGATCTACCGCACAGGTATTCTGTTGTATGGTAAAAAGGTAACGATGAAAGAAGTAGGGAAATGGCTGGTGCGAAAATAA